The following DNA comes from Candidatus Methylomirabilis sp..
GGTGGTGTCGGCCTTGCGCAAGCATCAGGTCTTCTCACAGGTAGCGGTCGCGTCCTTCGATCATCATGCGCTACTCAGACTGAAGGAACTAGAGCCCCGCCTTCGGACCGGGGCTTTGCTCGTGGGGCGACCGGTATCACTGCCAACGGTGGCCGGCCCCAGCAAAGCGGATGCCATGGCCCTCGAGTGCAGCCTTGTCACGAAGACAGAGGTCGATGCCTGCCGCGCCGCCGGGCTTCAGCTTGTTGTCTGGGTGGTGAATGCGCCTGCTCAGATGCGCTATTTTATCGATCTCGGGGTAGACGGGATCATCACCGACAGCCCGGACCTGTTGCATCAGGTCCTGAGCGAGCGGCGCGAGTCCCTTCCAGCCTGATGCGCCGAATGCGGGCGACCGCAATCTACAGGTAACCATGGCTATCGGTCCAGCGCCCATCGATCCAGACCGAACCTATTGGCCCTTTATGCTCTTGATCGTGGCGATTGTCGCCGTGATAGTCGCCGCGCTCCTGGCGTTAGTCGTGTGATTGCGGAGCCCGGAACGTGAAGCCGCAAAACACAACGCGCACCGGGCAACGACGAAGATTTTCCGGTTGCGAACCCGCGCTGCTTTACGATATGCTTTGAGGCTACGGATTGACGACAACCCTATCCTGAGTTTGTCGAAAGGTTCGTATGATCGTAGACGCCGCTGGCCGCTTCTGAGGGTCCTCAATAATTCCAATGCGGCATCAACTGCTAGTCAGAGGCTTCGTGTCGCGGGTGCAACCATCTCGCCAGCAGGAGAAGAGGTCACTGGAAGTTGAAGGAGTACGGAATGGCGGGCGCAGTGGCTGCCACGAACCAGGACCTTGACCGACCATGGTTCGCCCACTATGACCCGTGGGTTCCACCGCGCCTCGAGTACCCGGATATTCCGCTCCATCGCTTCCTCTCAGCCTCCGCCCGGCAGTACCCGGATCGGGACGCGATTATCTTCTATGGCAGGAGGCTCACGTATCGCGCCCTGGACGAGGCCGCCACACGGTTTGCTGCAGCCCTTGCAGACCGCGGGCTGGCGAAGGGCGACCGGGTCTCGCTCTTTCTCCCGAACTGCCCTCAGATGGTCATCGCCTACTACGGCACACTGCGCGCTGGAGGTCTCGCGGTCTCAACCAGCCCGCTCTACTCCACAAGGGAGCTTACACACCAACTGAACGACTCCGGCGCCGAGACCATCGTCGTGTTGTCGAAGCTCTACCCGCTCGTCAGGGAGGTCGCCTCACAGACCGGCCTGAAGCGGATCATCGTCACGAATATCAAAGAGTACTTCCCGCCTTTGCTCCGAATACTCTTTACCCTCCTGAAGGAGAAACGCCAGGGGCACCGACCTCACGTGGGACGAGGGCCTGGAACGGAGTGGTTCTCGGAGATGTTGACCTCCGCGCCCGCGGAGCCCCCCGCCACTACAGTCGGCCCTGATGACCCGGCGCTGCTGCAGTACACCGGCGGCACGACAGGATTGGCCAAGGGGGCCGTACTGACACACAGGAATCTGGTGGCCAACACAATGCAGATCGGCGCGTGGCTGGTAAAGCCTGTCCTGAGCTCAGTCGAAGGAGAGAACGGCGGACACGAGATCTTCCTGGGGGCGATCCCCTTTTTTCACATCTATGGGATGACGGTGGTAATGAATCTGTGCATCTCGCTGGGTCATACGATGGTGCTCTTGCCGCAATTCAAGGTACAGGAGGTCCTGGAGACGATCGCCAAGTACCGCCCCACCCTCTTCCCCGGTGTCCCGACGATGTACGTGGCCATCAATGATTACCAGGAGGTGGGCAGGTACGACCTCCGTTCGATCAAAGCCTGCTTGAGCGGGGCCGCGCCGTTACCGGTCGAGGTACAAACCAGGTTCGAGGCGCTCACCGGCGCTCGCCTTGTCGAGGGGTACGGCCTGACCGAGGCCGCGCCGGTCACGCACGCGAACCCGCTCTATGACAAGAGGAGGATCGGGACGATCGGTCTGCCGCTACCCGACACCGACGCCAGGATTGTCGATCTGCAGACCGGTGAGCGCACCCTGCCGCCAAAGGAGATCGGCGAGGTGGCGGTCAAGGGGCCCCAGGTAATGGCAGGCTATTGGAATCAGCCGAGCGAGACCGCCATGGTATTACGGAATGGATGGTTGTATACGGGCGATATCGGCTACATGGATGAGCAGGGCTACTTCACCATCGTCGACCGCAAAAAAGAGATGATTATCGCCGGCGGCTTTAACGTCTATCCCCGGGAGGTTGAAGAACCGCTGTATGAGCATCCACAGGTCAAAGAGGTGGTAGCGGTGGGCCTGCCTGACCCATACCGTGGGGAGACGGTGAAGGTCTATGTTGTCCTGAAAGAGGGGGAACGCGCCACCGAGCAGGAGATCATCGACTTTTGCAAGCAGAGGATGGCAAAACACAAGGTGCCCACCCTGGTGGAGTTCAGGCAGGAGCTACCGAAAACGCTTGTGGGTAAGGTGCTCCGACGCGCCTTGCGCGAAGAGGAGATAGCCAAGCGGACGTCGCAAGCCGCTTGAAACGCTTTGGGCGCCACAGATCGAAGTGAACCCTGGACAAGAGGCGAATGATCGCACACTGCTTGAGGCCTGATCGATGAGCATCCGGAAACTTCTCTCTTCTACAGTCCTCGCCTACCCGCGGACCGCACTGGTTCTGGCGGTGATCGTGACCATCCTGTCGGTCCAGGCAGCGATGCAGCGGTTGAGCTTCACCTCCACCCATGAGGCGCTGTCCTCCCTCAACGGGAGGGTGGGCCAGGTTCAAGAACAATATAACCAGGCGTTTGGCGACCCGGATAGGGCGGTCATCGTCATCGAGACCAAGAATCGGGAAGAGGCCAAGCGCTTTGCCGCCGCACTCGCCGGTCGGCTGAAGGCCCTGGCCCCGGATATCGAGGAGGTTCTTTACCGCTTCGACCTCAAGTCATTGGAGGACCGATTCCTCATGTACCTCTCCCCCGAGGAGTTGGCCGACCTGAAAAGTAAGCTCCAGGAGCATCGCTCGCTGCTGGACGAGTTGTCTATCGAGCCGGGCTTAAACCGCCTGTTCCAACTGATCCATCGGGAGATCAGTAAGGCGTTGGTCGGTCACCTGTTCACCGGCTTTCTGGACGAGCAAGAGGGTGAGGCCAAGCATCCCGTTGAACTGACCCCGCTGTTGAAGCTGCTCACGCAGTTGAACGCCTGGGCTTCCGCCCCACGGACCTACACGTCACCATGGAGTCAGTTCTTCGTCGAGGCCGACGAGGAAGGTGATCGGGAAGGGTACCTATGGTCCAAAGACAAGCGGTTCCTGTTCGTCCTGGCCACCGTGAAGGCGGACTCCAAGAGCTTGCTCAAATTCGAGCGGCCGATTAAGGGGATCCGCAACGAGATCCGGTTGCTGCAGTCACAGTATCCCGGAGTCCAAGCCGGCGTGACCGGGGGTCCGGCCCTCGAGCATGATGAGGTCACTGCCGCCCAGCGGGATTCCGGCCTGATGACCGCCATCTCACTCGGCGGCGTGGCCTTACTGACAGTGCTGGTCTTTCGCGGTGTGGCAAGACCCCTGATGGGGACCCTCGCGCTCGTTATGGGTGTCTGCTGGGCCTTCGGGTTTGCCGCCGTCACGGTGGGCCACCTGAATATGCTGTCGATGGTCTTGGCGCCGATGCTGATCGGGATCGGGATGGACTATGGAATCCACCTCCTGGCCCGGTATGAAGAGGAGCGAGGCGCGGGCCATTCCATCCAGCAGGCATTGGAGCGGGCCTTCGAAGGCGCCGGTCCCGGCATCCTCCACTCGGCCGTGACAACCTCTGTGGGTCTTTTTGCGCTCATCCTCACGGGAATTGGCGTATTGCAAGAGCTGGGTTTGATTACCGGGTGTGGCCTGCTGCTTACGCTGATCTCGACCTTCGTGGTCCTCCCACCACTCCTCATATTATGGGACAAGCGACCTGTCCTGAGTCATTCGACGGGATTCGCTACAGGCCCCGTCGAAGGACACCCCATTGAAGGGAAGGCAGGTATAGCCCACTGGCATATCCCGCACTTACCGAAACCTCCGGATTTTCTGGAATTCTGGTATCGCCGACCTCGAATGGTCCTTGCGTTATCAGCCGTCGGCACACTGGCCGCCCTGTACGCGATGAGCGGTCTGGAATTCGACGGCAACGTCCTCCGCCTTCAAGCGGAAGGAACCGAGTCGGTGACCTGGGAACTGAAGATCATCAGGAACTCTGAGCGCTCGACCTCCTACGGCGTCATCCTGGCCAAAAGCCTCGAAGAGGTGCGAACGAAGACCAAGGCGATCGAGGCCTTGCCTTCAGTGAGCAAGGTCGAGAGCCTCGCGTCGGTCATACCGGAGGATCAGGAACGGAAGCTCGGGCTGGTTCATGAACTGAGACCTATGCTGGTTGGGGTGAACCTCGCGCAACTGCCCACACCGGCGCCGGTCGATCTCGATGAGCTGCTGAGTACGCTGCAGCGGATCAAGGCAAAGATGCTGACGGCTGATGACGCCAAGAAATGGACTGGAAAGGATGCGCCGCCCCTGAAAATGATGACGCAGGCAAGAAGCCTGATCGGTCAATTCGAGCGACTGCTCCAGCAGCGCGACCATGAAGAGATCCGCCAGCGACTTTCTATCCTTCAGACTAAACTGTTTCAGGATTTCCATGACAAGGTAGCGCTCCTCGCCAGAGCCATGACTTCAGGTCCGGTCCGGCTCGATGATCTGCCGAGCGATCTGAAAAAGCAGTTCGTAGGGCGGGATGGTTCGTATCTGCTCCGCGTGTACCCACGAGGCGACCCGTGGGAGCTTGCCTCGCAGACGACATTCGTCAATGACCTGAGAAAGGTTGATCCTGACGTCGTCGGCGACCCGGTGAAGGGGTACGAAGTCATCACCGCGATGAAACGAGGGTACCAGCAGGTGGCAATCTATGCCTTGATCGGGGTGGCTGCGCTGTTTTTGCTGAACCTGCGCGACCTGCGCTATTTCCTTCTGGCCAAGGTCCCGCTGCTGGTTGGGGCTGTCTGGACCGCTGGTCTGATGCATCTCTTTCAGTTGAAGTTCAATCTGGCCAACCTGATTATTATCCCGCTGATCGTGGCGCCTGGGGTGGAGAACGGTCTGATGATCATCCACCGCTTTCGGGAGGAGGCGGAATCCGCCGTGCTGCCGCGGAGCATCGGGAAGGGTGTGGCGCTCTCATCTCTGACGACCATGGTCGGCTTCGGCAGTTTGATGATTGCCCATCACCGCGGCGCATCCAGCATCGGTCTCCTGGTGACGCTGGGCGTCGGGGCTGTTCTGGTCGTCTCTGTGATCGTGTTGCCGGCTCTCCTCACCGTTGTTGCAAGGCGGTTATCAAAAGCGGTCCCGAGTTCCGTGATCCAGGTTGATAGCCCCCCTGGGCATATTGAACCGGGTACTCGGAACATAGAACAGGAAACGGTACTCAACACAAAGGAGAAGTGACATGTCAGGTGCGATGAGGTTGACTGTGCGAACAGGAGTAGTAAGCGGAGTCATAACCCTGATGTGGCTGGTCGTTGCGGCGTCCGCCTTTGCGAGCGAAACAACCGATCAGGTCAAGACCGAACTGGATCACCTTACGGGGATCGTGAAGGACCCGGCCTTACAGGAGAAGGCAAAGGAAGAGGCGCGGAAGTCGATGGTCAAAGAGCGGATCGTACGCTGGTTCGACCTGCAGGAGATGGCGCGCCGTTCTCTGGCCGGCTACTGGGCGAAGCGATCCGGACAGGAGCGAAAGGATTTCGTTGAGCTGTTCGGGGACCTGTTCGTCGAGTCCTATACGACGTTAGTGGTCGATCATCTCGGCGACCAGCGGGTTGCCTTTCTCTCGGAGAAGACCGATGACCGAGACGCCATCGTCAGGACCAAGTTCCTCTCGAAACGGAATGAGCCGACCTTTGTTGACTTCGCCCTCCTTCGTCGAGGCAACGCTTGGATTCCCTACGATGTGGTGATCGACGAGGTGAGCATCGTGGGGAATTACCGAATCCAGTTCGATAAGATCATCCGAGACCAGTCGTACGAAGCCCTCGTCAAGAAGATGCGTCTCAAGCGGGAGGCGGAGGGGTTAGGAACAACGGCAAAGAAGTAGCCGCGCTGCCCTTTCGACGGGGCCTGTGGTGAGTCATGTCGAACCACTCAGGGCAGGCCCTTCGACACAGCTCAGGGCAGGCTTACGCCCCGCCCATGCCGGCTCGATAGGCATCCCCGGATTCGTAATAATCAAGCCCGGAGTGGTCAAGCACCTCTTCCCCAACCAGGATGCGCAAGGTGTTTGTCAGCTTCAGATGCTGGATGAACAGGTCGTGTTCCGGCTTCAGGTCCGCTCGGGCCATCGGGGACTTGAAGTAGAACGAAAGCCACTCCTGAATGCCCGACAATCCGGCCCGTTGGGCCAGGTCCAGAAACAGCGTGAGGTCGAGCGCCACCGGCGCTGCCAGGATGGAATCCCGACAGAGAAAATTAATCTTGATCTGCATCGGCTGACCGACCCAGCCGAAAATGTCGATGTTATCCCACCCCTCCTTGGCATCGCCCCGTGGCGGATAATACTCAATTCGGACCTTATGGAAGACCTGGCCATACAGCTCCGGGTAGAGCTCCGGCTGCAGGATCGCGCCCAGGACCGAGCCCTTACTGACCTCTTTCGTTCTGAACGATCCCTGATCATCCAACACTTCGCCATCCCGGTTGCCCAGGATGTTGGTGGAAAACCAGCCGGTCACCCCCAGCATCTTGGCCTTCAGTCCTGGCGCGACGACGGTCTTCAGAAAGGTCTGGCCGGTCTTAAAGTCCTTCCCGGCGATCGGAACGCGCTTTTTGCTGGCGTACTCTACCAACGCCGGGATATCCACAGCAAGATTGGGTGAGCCATTCGCAAAGGGCACGCCGGCCGAGATAGCAGCATAGGCATAGATCATACACGGGGAGATTTCCGGGGCGTTCGCCTTCAGACCGGCCTCAAAGGCCTCGATCGTCTCATGTACGGGAGCCGGCTGTGTGAAGACCTCCGTTGATCCACACCAGATCATCACGGCCCGCGCGACCCCCTCCTTCCGGCGGAATGCCTCGATGTCCTCAATCAGCATGTCCGCCAGGTGCTTCTTGCTCGGGCCGGATTTGAGGTGCGGTCCAGACAACCTCCGGACATAGGCCTGCTCAAAGACCGCCGGCCACGGCCTGACAGATTCCAATTGGCCTTTGACCTGGTCCAGCAACTCCCTGGGTAGAACCCCGGCATGGCACGCGGTCTGATAGGCGTTCTCGGGGAAGATGTCCCAGCCACCGAAGACCAGATCGTTGAGATCGGCAAGTGGGACCACCTCCTTGATCAGGGCGAACCGGGGGTGAGTCCGCTTGCCCAGGCGCATCCGCTGCATCTGCGTAAGAGAACCGTGCGGTTGGGCAAGCCCTTTATTGATCAGATGGACGCCTGCGATCAGGGTCGTGGCCACCGCCCCCAACCCCGGGAGCAGCACCCCGAACGGACCGGTGGCCGGCTTGATCGTCCTGGTCAGTTCCGGATAAAAAGAACTCTTGTCGCTCATGCTGTTACCCTTTCCCTGTGTGAGGTCCACAGTAATACGAAGAAAAAGATCGGCGCGCCGAAGGCGGCCAGAACCAAAAACCATTGAGCCTTCCCGAAGGCTGAGAGAATAACAACGAGATAGATGAAATCCCGCCTTGTGAGGGAATCGGCAAGGGCAGTAAGGCGAGATGGGGCCTCGGAGGTGGTGATGGAGGTAAACAGCGGCCCCTCGGCGGTCTTATTCCGCATGGTCTGTCGGTAGACAAAACCGGCCGACAGGAGGGTTCCGATCACCGCGGAGGTCGCGAAGGCCAAAGGGAAGGGAGCCTTAATAGCCATCTGCCATCCCAGACCGATACACATAAAGACCGCCGAGTGTACAACATTATCCCCCCAAAAGTCCAGGATGCCGCCCAAACGGGATTCCAGATACTTGAGCCTGGCGATCTCTCCATCGCAGCCGTCCAGGATCGAATGCAGGAGAAACAGGAGCGCGCCAGTCAGTTGATACGCGGGCGTGAACGAGAGAAAGAATAGGGCCCCCAGTAGACCTATCGCCACGCTCACGGCCGTCATCTGGTTCGGGGTGATGTCCGTGCGCACGAGGCGCCGGGTGACCGCCAGTGAGATCTTCCGCTCGAAATGCCTCGACATGAAACCTTCCGTGTCCTTGATCAGGCCCCGCAGAAGCCACCACTCGGCGTGACGAAGGTCCGCCTGATTCGAGATCCGGACCCAGTCCCCCCCACCTATGAGGGTGCCCGCTTTTTGGTAGGTCCGCTCCAGTGCGGAGAACAGCGACAGATCATCGTGAGCGCGCCCAACCATCGACAGAAAGGCAGGGGGATCAGCCGTCTCAACGACAGCGATTCCGTCTGTGGGGATATGCATCGTCTCAGCGCGTAACGGCATCCCGGTCAGATGCGTGAGCAGCGAAGGGCGTGGGAGGAGGTTCCCGGCAAGCACCAGGATGCGGTTGGAGTACGAATGTTCGGTGAGCTTATCCGGAGAAAGCAGCACCGCCCGCGTTCCTGTCAACAGCCTCGTGAGCCCGGGCCGGCCGGTATCCACTACCAGGATCTCGTGGCAGCCCACGCGGGAGGCGGCCATCACAATGCGGCGAAGCAACGGGATCCCGGCCACAACGGTGTCCGGGGGGATCTCTCCTGAGCCTTTCGTCATCATGATCAGGACCGTGGCTCCCTTCATGACTATCTGAAAAAGCAATCAGTCATCAGCCCTTCAGTTGACCGCTGACGGCTAAATGCTGACCTCCTCCGGTGTGCGATTCCTTGGCGAGGTGCAAAAGCTGCGCGCAGAGTGAAGCCGTGGCAAGGTTCTCTCCATTCCGCTCAGTATCTGAAATCTCCCGCAGAAAATCGTTTCTGACGTGACTGAACCAATCCGGATGGTGGGAGCCCTGCGAGAGCGGCTGCTCGAATGTCCAGCGCTGCTCGCCCCCTTCACTTTGCAGAATCAGGGCGCCGTCCTCTAATCGGATGACTCCACGGGTCCCCTCGATCACGGCGCTGTTGTCCCGTGAAGACGCGGCCCACGTCAGAAAGATATCGGCCACTGCCTCCGGAAAGTTCAACTGAACGGTGGCGGTATCCTCAACGGGCCATTCCGGATGGGCTCGCTTCTCGAGGGAGGCAGCGATCGTTTTCGGGTCGGTACCAAGCCAGCGTAATATGATGTACAGGGCGTGCCACCCATGGTCCAACAGGATGCCGCCCCCTGCCATAGTCGGATCGAGCCGCCAGTTGCCGGGTACTGCCCCCTCAGTGGAGTCCAGGACGAGCCCAACCGCGACCGATGGTTCGCGACGGAGCACCTGCCAGCGTATGTGCCGTACTGTCCCGATCTGCCCCGTTATGATCAGGTCTGTCGCTTTCAGGATGATCGGCGCATACAGCCAGTTATGGACGGTATGCAGGACCCGCCCGCTTTCTGCCTGCGCATGCCTCACCAGTCGCAACTCATCGGGAGAGAGGACGAGGGGCTTCTCGCACAACACATGGAGTCCACGACGAAGGGCCATCAGGGTAAGGGATGCGTGGGTTCCCGGAGGTGTGCAGATATCGAGAAAGTCGAGAGGTTCGGAGGCAAGCAGCGCTTCGACCCCGGTGTACAATCCGGCTCTTGGAAGACGCTGCCGGGCCTCGACAAGCCTGGGCTCAAGGGCATCAGCGGCGGCAACGATCCGGGCGCGCTCGCATCCTTCCCATCCGGGCAGATGCCCATTCACCGCCACATTCCCCAGGCCGATGATGGCGCCTCTCAACATAGCATTGTAGGCTGAAGGCTAAAGACTGAAGGCTTAAAGCACACTACAAGTCTTCAGTCTATCTACCTTCAGCCTATTCCCCTTTGTACCCTGTCTTTTCTAATTCGGCAAAGGCCTCGTCAAGAATGTCGAGGCCTTCTAATGCCTGGTCCTCGGTAATAACCAGCGGCGGGTTGATCCGGATGTTGTAGGAATAGCACATGGCAAGCAATCCCCTTCGGAGGCAGGCCTGAAACAGTCTTTGCGTGATTGGCTTTGACAGCGGTTCCTTGGTCTGTCTATCCTTGACCAGTTCCACCCCCAGCAAGAGCCCTCTGCCCCGTACATCACCTACAAACGGGTATTTCTCCTTCATCGCTTCCAGCCGCTTCAGCATGACCGCGCCGACGCGCTTGGCATTCGCCACAAGCTGATCCTTTCGAATCACCTCGAGGGTAGCCAGCCCCGCTGTTGCGGCGAGCGGATTACCTCCATAGCTTGATGAGCTTCCGCTCGGATTGCCAAAGGGCTTGCTCGCCATCAGTTTTTGCGTCGAGATCACCCCGCTGACCGGGAACCCCCCGCCCATTCCCTTGCCGACTGTCATCACGTCCGGCAGAATCGGCTCGTGGTCGCACCCCCACATCGATCCTGTGCGTCCGAAGCCTGTGAGCATCTCGTCGGCGATCAGCAGGGCGTCGCACTCCTTCGCTATTGCCTGCACCGCGCTCAAGAATCCCTGGGGCGGAATCACATTCCCTGCGGTCCCCTGGATCGGTTCCACGATGATCGCGGCGATCTCGCCCTGCGTCTGATACCGGATCACCTGACGCAAGGAATCCGCACAGGCAATACCGCAGTCGGGATAACGGAGCTTCAAAGGACAGCGATAACAGTTCGCGTATGGGGCGCTGTAGAGGCCAGGCATGAAAGGTCCCAACTGCTTCTTAAAATCATCCCCCAACAGCCCAAGAACCCCGCCGGTCTTGCCATGGAACCCGCCCCAGAAGCCGACAAACTCGAACCTCTTCGTCGCCGACTTGGCGAGTCTGAAGGCAGCCTCGACCGCCTCCGCCCCACTAGAATACATCTGGATCCGCTTGAGTCCTTTCGGCGTGACCGATGCCAACAACGCTAGGAACCGGGCCCGGTTCTCGGTGACGAAGCTGCCGAACGTCAGCCGCTCAATCTGGGCCTGCATCGCCTCGACGTAGTGCGGATGCGTATGTCCGATGCTCCCCACACCGATCCCGGCCATGAAATCGAGGTACCGGTTGCCGTCCTCATCGATCAGTGTGCACCCTTGACCGCCGGCCATCGCCAGCCCGGAATACAACGCGATCGACTGCAAGCCCGGCGCCATGTGGCGCGCCTCACGGGCGAAGATCGCCTTCGACCGTTTTCCAGGAATGTTTCGTTTCATGGAAGCGCCTCCTGTGTGAGGCGATGCAGCAGCCATCCGGCAATCTGGGCAGCAGCCTCCTCGCGAAATAACGCAAACGAAGGCCAGGCATTAAGATCGATGAGGATGATCTCCCCGTGAGAAGTGACGATGGCATCGCCTCCGTACACCTCAAGGCCGAGGGCGGAAGCCGCCCGCTGGGTGAGGGTCTGTAACGTCTCCTCAGAAAAGGGATACCGAGCCAGATCCTGATCCCGGTGATAGAACCACCTGAACCACGCATCTTTTCGGTTGCCTGCGAGTGGCTTCCCTATCCCGTAGAATTTAAGCAAATCCCCAGGAATGTGCTGCTGCAGCACCACGCGGGGGATTCCCCTGTCGTGGAGGGCTGCCAGAGTCTTCCGGAGATCCTCCGGAGATGGTGTGCGCTCGACATCCCCGGATTGGGTATTGTGAACGTCGGCTCGCTTGACCCAGATTGGGAAAGGGCCTGTCGGAAGCTGTGACGCAGGACGACCATGATCGGACGAGTTGCTCGAGATGATCTGGCTCCTGGGGATTGGAATCGCTGAGGCCGCAAGAAGCGGGATCATTCGATCCCGATAGGTGTTCATCACAGCCTGCGGAGAATTGACATGCGGGATGCCTTGCATCTCCATCGGTTCAAGCAAGCCGAGGGCTTCGATCCGCTCGCACATCAAAAACACGAGCGACGGCCAGGGGGTATCGGCCACAGAAAGCTCCTCCGGCGTCTTGAGCTGTACCTGGTAGCCGGCCGCTTCGACATGTTTGGCTACGAGCCTCAGGATCTCAGTATCATCAAACTCCCGGCCCGGCGAGTGCTGCTGCTCACGATAAATTCCCCACAGGTGTGGCATCATCAGGAACTGCCTCCGCTTTTAAAGCAGGGTTTGGGGGGTAGGGGTTGGGGTTTCGGGAAAAGCCGGTAATTGTGCGTAATCCCCATACCCCATACCCTAAACCCTATACCCTGTCTTTTCATGTTCTTGTACAAGGGTTTCGGCCAGGTGAAGATCCTCTGCACGATCGACGTCAATGACCTGGTCAATGCCTACCCCATAGATCGGAACCCTGCGGTCAACCATCCAGAATAGGAAGTCGCGAAGCCGGTCGAGTGTAGATGGGTGAGGGGCTTGGGCAAAGATTGAGCCAGATACAAGGTAGAGTCCAGCGGTCACGACGTCACCCGAATCGCCCCCTATTCCCGTCACCCGCCCTGACGGATCGAGGGTCACCCAGAGCGGCTTCTCGTCGGCTACGAACGGCGTCACGGCCAAGACGACGGAAGCCTGACGGCAACGCCGGGCCTCATCGACGAACCGGCGAAACGCCGGTTCCGGGCAGATCCAGTCCACGGTAGACATGAGGGTGAGGCCCGGACCCGATCGCCCACCGATTTCCCAGAAGCTTTCGTACGATGAGCGTGTGGTTTTTACGATGCATCGGATGTCGAGGTCCGGAAAACGCTCCCGGATGAACGTGGCACACTCCCGGTTGTCCTCGTTGAAGATGATCCGTAGCTGTGTGATGCCGACCTTTACAAAATTGTTCACCACCCGCTCGATCAGCGGGACGCCTGCAACCGGCACCATCGGCTTCGGTATCCCCAAGCCGTCCCGTTTCAACCGGGAACCTTCCCCGGCCGCAATAATACCTCCCGTCAGGGCCTGTCCTGAGCCGGGTCGAAGGGTTGTGGGCGCACTCACAGGAGCGCCTCCCGAAGATCTGTCAAGGACCTTATCGTGGGGTCATCCGGGCAACAGGGCGCGAGAGGGCCGGAGTGGTCTGAAACCAGCCAGATATGGGGCATCCCGAGACGCTTTGCCCCCTCCATGTCACGAGGCAATGAGTCTCCGACGAATACCGCCTCTCGTGGGTCGAGTTGCAACTGCGTCAGCGCGATCTGAAAGATCCGGGGGTCCGGCTTGATGAACCCGACGCACGCCGAATCAACCAACACACTCATGAGCGGGGCAAGTCCACTCTCGAGGCAAACGCGTTCGAGGTTGCCATAGAAGTTCGAGATGATGCCGAGCCGGAATCGTGCTGACAACTCTTGCAGGATCGCAAGGTTAGAACGAATCTTGTCTAATGAGTCCTGGAGAAACCGGTCACACAGACGCGACGCCAACCCTGAATCGGCCACATCCAGCGCTTCCAGTACACCCGTGATCTGGAGCAGGAGGCTCTCTCTGAACGAGCAGCTCGAGAGCCTCCTGGCCACCAGCGCATCATCGCCGACATAATAAGCTCGCTCGTATCGATCCCAGTCTACCTCTACGTGCTCGGCCAGATAGAGTGGATAGAATCTGTCTTTCCAGGTGATCCCATCGGCATCAAGGGTTCCCCCAAAATCGAAGAGAACAGCTTTCGGAGGCTCTACGCACCTCCAGCTTGAGGCGATCGTCTGTGACTCTGCAGCCATCAACCGGTAACCTCCCCGGGCGCTCCGACGATTCCCGTCTTCATCGCGAGCAGGATGAGCAGACCGGGGATTGCC
Coding sequences within:
- a CDS encoding Gfo/Idh/MocA family oxidoreductase codes for the protein MLRGAIIGLGNVAVNGHLPGWEGCERARIVAAADALEPRLVEARQRLPRAGLYTGVEALLASEPLDFLDICTPPGTHASLTLMALRRGLHVLCEKPLVLSPDELRLVRHAQAESGRVLHTVHNWLYAPIILKATDLIITGQIGTVRHIRWQVLRREPSVAVGLVLDSTEGAVPGNWRLDPTMAGGGILLDHGWHALYIILRWLGTDPKTIAASLEKRAHPEWPVEDTATVQLNFPEAVADIFLTWAASSRDNSAVIEGTRGVIRLEDGALILQSEGGEQRWTFEQPLSQGSHHPDWFSHVRNDFLREISDTERNGENLATASLCAQLLHLAKESHTGGGQHLAVSGQLKG
- a CDS encoding aspartate aminotransferase family protein; translated protein: MKRNIPGKRSKAIFAREARHMAPGLQSIALYSGLAMAGGQGCTLIDEDGNRYLDFMAGIGVGSIGHTHPHYVEAMQAQIERLTFGSFVTENRARFLALLASVTPKGLKRIQMYSSGAEAVEAAFRLAKSATKRFEFVGFWGGFHGKTGGVLGLLGDDFKKQLGPFMPGLYSAPYANCYRCPLKLRYPDCGIACADSLRQVIRYQTQGEIAAIIVEPIQGTAGNVIPPQGFLSAVQAIAKECDALLIADEMLTGFGRTGSMWGCDHEPILPDVMTVGKGMGGGFPVSGVISTQKLMASKPFGNPSGSSSSYGGNPLAATAGLATLEVIRKDQLVANAKRVGAVMLKRLEAMKEKYPFVGDVRGRGLLLGVELVKDRQTKEPLSKPITQRLFQACLRRGLLAMCYSYNIRINPPLVITEDQALEGLDILDEAFAELEKTGYKGE
- a CDS encoding CDP-alcohol phosphatidyltransferase family protein; the protein is MMTKGSGEIPPDTVVAGIPLLRRIVMAASRVGCHEILVVDTGRPGLTRLLTGTRAVLLSPDKLTEHSYSNRILVLAGNLLPRPSLLTHLTGMPLRAETMHIPTDGIAVVETADPPAFLSMVGRAHDDLSLFSALERTYQKAGTLIGGGDWVRISNQADLRHAEWWLLRGLIKDTEGFMSRHFERKISLAVTRRLVRTDITPNQMTAVSVAIGLLGALFFLSFTPAYQLTGALLFLLHSILDGCDGEIARLKYLESRLGGILDFWGDNVVHSAVFMCIGLGWQMAIKAPFPLAFATSAVIGTLLSAGFVYRQTMRNKTAEGPLFTSITTSEAPSRLTALADSLTRRDFIYLVVILSAFGKAQWFLVLAAFGAPIFFFVLLWTSHRERVTA
- a CDS encoding NTP transferase domain-containing protein, which produces MSAPTTLRPGSGQALTGGIIAAGEGSRLKRDGLGIPKPMVPVAGVPLIERVVNNFVKVGITQLRIIFNEDNRECATFIRERFPDLDIRCIVKTTRSSYESFWEIGGRSGPGLTLMSTVDWICPEPAFRRFVDEARRCRQASVVLAVTPFVADEKPLWVTLDPSGRVTGIGGDSGDVVTAGLYLVSGSIFAQAPHPSTLDRLRDFLFWMVDRRVPIYGVGIDQVIDVDRAEDLHLAETLVQEHEKTGYRV
- a CDS encoding inositol-3-phosphate synthase, which gives rise to MSDKSSFYPELTRTIKPATGPFGVLLPGLGAVATTLIAGVHLINKGLAQPHGSLTQMQRMRLGKRTHPRFALIKEVVPLADLNDLVFGGWDIFPENAYQTACHAGVLPRELLDQVKGQLESVRPWPAVFEQAYVRRLSGPHLKSGPSKKHLADMLIEDIEAFRRKEGVARAVMIWCGSTEVFTQPAPVHETIEAFEAGLKANAPEISPCMIYAYAAISAGVPFANGSPNLAVDIPALVEYASKKRVPIAGKDFKTGQTFLKTVVAPGLKAKMLGVTGWFSTNILGNRDGEVLDDQGSFRTKEVSKGSVLGAILQPELYPELYGQVFHKVRIEYYPPRGDAKEGWDNIDIFGWVGQPMQIKINFLCRDSILAAPVALDLTLFLDLAQRAGLSGIQEWLSFYFKSPMARADLKPEHDLFIQHLKLTNTLRILVGEEVLDHSGLDYYESGDAYRAGMGGA